The genome window TATCAGTGAGGCCTGATGATGAAGTTTATAGCATGGAAGTAAAAGGGAAAGAGActcttttctttatattttatcgCCCATTTGCTCCCTGTCTTATGTGCTTGGTTACTTCTTTCATCTAGCCCAGCGGAAGCTTATAATGTTGAATAACAAATTGCTTTTCTTTATATCTTATGCAGTTCTGTTATTCAGTGTAAAATTAGCTGATTGATGCAACTTTGATAAATTAGTTCATAACCATGTGCAACGCTTTGCGAAACTTTGTTATGGTTCATGTTGTAATTTGTTGGGTAATATTGATTTGTCTCAATTTTTTAAAGTGTATAATATTTGGAAATTTTCTACTGCACTGGCATTGCATGGAATTGCTACTCTTGAATATTTGACATCAATATGACATGTTACATAATTTTGATTTTGGATATCTTGCCTTTTTCTAGCTTTGGTGTTAATTTGAATTGCTCCACTATAGAGCAGGGATAGGAAAAACTGAATTTAATTGATTTTTCTTGccaaattttagaaaaatattagatACCTTTAATGGGTTAATTAAATTTGGTCAAATTGGCATTAAGGTTAACTTGCAAAAGAACTGAAATCAACCTCTGTATTGTTGCGGATTTAACACTTCATTTCTGTTCACTTGCAGGTTTTTCAATTCCCATGATAGGGAATTTCATGTCGCCTCTCTTCCGTACAAACCTGACTTCAAGATCATGCCTGAGGATTGGGATGGCACCACAAGAGATCGTGACGAAGTTCTTTATGAAATCTCGGTGAAGGAAGATCAAATGCTGTATGAAGAATTTGTACAAAAACTGAATTTCAATAAGAAAAAAGTAAGTTATCTGACTTACtgttattatttcttcttaatgcACCAAAAAAGATGCATTTTAATGCGATCATTAGAAAAGATAGTTGATCATTTCTAACATCGAATGGAGATTGTGTTTTCACTGGTTAAATTTAACATTGTACTCGCCGAGATACATGGCACCTCCTAGGTTAGCTGATGATTTTGGATTGCTATTTTGGCCATTACTCATCTAATATTTCTTCTTTCATGATCTTGGTTGCAATGTTTAGAAAACACTTACATTGTGCATTAATTTGTTAGCGGATCATTTTTCACTGGATAGATCGGACTTGCATCTCTCTGTTTCCTTTTCTGTCGTAATTATGTTCCCCGATGTCATAGTATTGAATGCTGTCAATGTCAGATCTCCATGGTACCTAACTGCTTTTGTATTTAGTTTAGATATGTAGAGTGGAATTCATAACAGTGATTTGGAGAATGTGGATGCACATCATGCTTAGGTATCATTTATTGGAATTACTgtatatgcacatcatgatttggAGAATGTGGATGGAGATCATGCTTAGGTATCATTTGAAAACTGAATATTTGTATAAGTCGGGACTGGTTAGGCACTGTAACAATTCATGCCAAGTTTCGAAATTTTGATGCTTGTTTCTTCTGACAGCCTATTTTGCTATTGACTATTACATTTGTGCCCGATAATTCTTTGTTACCTTTCTTGGCTTCTGTCAAAAAATTAGAATCTAAGAAGGGAACTACATTATATGCCCCTGATAGGCTTAATACAGTGAAGCTGTCTTTTTAAATGGATCAGCAGGCTCATGTATGGCTTATATGCTGTTTATTCTTCTGTATAGGACCTGCATGACTCGTTTACTAGTAAAACTTTTGTCCTTTTGTTTTTCTTCCACCAGGTTGCTGGGGAGGTAAAATTCCACAAATATAGCAGGCGGCGGCCGTCAGATGGCTGGAGCTTTACCGTCGAGAAGTTAGGTGTCCGTGATAAACGTGGTAGCGGTGGTGGttttaaatttgttagcttgcctgATGGATCAAGCCGTGCTCTGAATGAAATGGAAAAGATGTACGTGAAGAGAGAGACTCCCAAGCGTAGGAGGAGGATACTTCCTCCTTTCAAGTGACCATTGCATCGCTTATCCTTTTCGGCAATGCAATGCTCACTCACGTTTGTCTGATAGCTAAAGAAACCATTGCATTGCTAAAACCTTTTTGGATTTTCATCTCTCTGGCAAAGGGGAGGAAAGGCCATGCATCGGGCAGAATGTAAAATGATGTTTCAGATGTCGTATGAAGGAGCTTTAGTTATACTGTGAATTTGTTTCCAATAATGTCTGGCTGAATTTGTTTCCGATAattgggttttttttttcatcaaaatcaatagaaaTTTGCAATTTTTTTGATACAATATGTACTTGTTCTTTGCTTGTTTATATTGAAGGATATCAAGAAGTAAGAAGTTGATCGGTTGAATTGTTTTTGATACACGGGAATTCTGTGATTGTTGATGGGGTTGGCTGCTGATCGCTGCACAGACACATGTAGTTCGACCGACAGTGAAACCCACATAATGTATGATATTAATCCAGTCACAAATGCCTTTCATATTGATAGGATGTTACAAGGGATAGATAAATCTGTGGCAACAAAGCATGTCACGATGAGCTGCAGCACCCTCAGTGGAACTTGAAGCTGGTCAAGATGTTGTTGTGCACAGGGTCGGCCAAGTGATCCAACAGGTTCTGGAACGGCCCAACTCCGGTCAACGCCGCCTGCGCAAAGTAGCCCAGGATGGCCAGCATGGCCAGCCGCCCATTCTTCACCTCCTTCAGCTTCAGATCGTTCATCGACTTCTCGTCCTTCCCAAAGCCGAGAGGGTTGAAGAGAGGTCCTCCAGGGTAGATAGGGTTTCCCGACCCCCCCAACCACTTCTCGAGACCTAAGAAGTACTGCTTCCCCATGGAGCCTGGATTTGCCCAGTCCTGGAATCTCCGGTGCTCCGCGAACCCCATGAGCGCCATCTCCAGCACGAACAGCGTGTAGGGGTCTGCCCAGTAGTTGTAAGTGCCGGCCGGTGGAAAGACGCCAGTCTTGAACCAGGGGAGTGCGGTCTCAGGTGGTATCCACCCGAGCTTTCCGAAGATCTCGGGCGCGATGGCGCCTACTGCGCCCAGCATGGCATACCTCCCGTTGATGACCTCGCCGTAGGCCAGCCATTTGGGCTCGATGAATCCTCCGGTGCCTTCGGGGTCCGACAGGCCAAGGGGGTCAAAGCCGTAGTCACCGGGGAGGCTGCAACCACGACAAGTTAATTAAGTTCCGGTGAAGAGGGAGCTCATGATCCATGAGCGAACTCATATTGCTTCTGCTTTACCTTCCGTCCAAGTAGGTGAGGGACTGCTTGGACGCAAACCAGAGCTGTCTGTCTGCTCCTTGCTGCAAAATATACCAGACGGATCATGGATCCATGTGACGAGATAGAAGCTATTCCATACACTACCGGTCGGCAGAAGCTAATCCAAGAAG of Musa acuminata AAA Group cultivar baxijiao chromosome BXJ2-3, Cavendish_Baxijiao_AAA, whole genome shotgun sequence contains these proteins:
- the LOC135606895 gene encoding chlorophyll a-b binding protein 8, chloroplastic-like; translation: MATQAFLSSVDAGRQLLGGRPLRSAPSRSLGSSRKASFAVRAASTPPVKQGADRQLWFASKQSLTYLDGSLPGDYGFDPLGLSDPEGTGGFIEPKWLAYGEVINGRYAMLGAVGAIAPEIFGKLGWIPPETALPWFKTGVFPPAGTYNYWADPYTLFVLEMALMGFAEHRRFQDWANPGSMGKQYFLGLEKWLGGSGNPIYPGGPLFNPLGFGKDEKSMNDLKLKEVKNGRLAMLAILGYFAQAALTGVGPFQNLLDHLADPVHNNILTSFKFH